The Montipora foliosa isolate CH-2021 chromosome 1, ASM3666993v2, whole genome shotgun sequence DNA segment TCCGACACTTAATTAGTTGGACTGTTCCAGAAAACAAAAtcaggagcttaagcacgcccgtttttgagacgcggacggcaatcgAAAGAGACCATTTTGCGTACCAGGATAGtgttgtctcccagattttgACAATAATCATCTCTAAGGACATGGTCAAACGGGAAATGTCTGGCGTTAAACAACACCAAACATTGTTTGGTAACTAAGCATGCCTATGTTgaagtgagtggccaaacggttaaaacctgtttgatctaactcagatcaaactccacaagcgAAGATTATGGCCAAACGGTatttttggtcaccaaacaatgtttgatgttgtttggtCGCCAAACATTCCCGTTTGGTCAATCCCTAATAGGAAAACGGCTATACTTACAtgtagcaatgtaaatgtggttgtgtgaagacaagttaaaagggaaaacagctcactttcggttgccgtcttcgtctcaaaaacgcacttgcttaagctccctaatatctgTCGGCGTAGGCCGATATCTCCGTAGTGGCGACTGAATTAATTTGAAAGTAAGGGAATTTCACTTTCCAGTAAAAGCTTGAAGCTgtaatctttttcttttcagttttaCGGTCTGTGTCTTAACACTTAGTTTTTGGTCTCTTTTATTAGTACGTTCGATCTCAAACGACGTTTTTcgttattttcagttttcaaagTTCTGTATGTCTGCAACATTCTAAAAGCTCTCCCTAGCAGTGCCTTTTCCGTTTAAAGTCTCTTATTCCCTTTTTCGGAGTCACTTCCATTTTTTTGCTCAATCTTAAACTAGTCATTTAATCTGTAAGTGAGCGCATTATATTTGACTATCAAATTTAGGTTGTATAATATCTTATTACAATTGTTGTAATGGTGGCAGCTTTCGCAAATAAACATGCGAGTATGCGCTTTGTCGATTGGATGTTTGTACTTTGATTTTCTCGTCGTCGTTCAACCAGCATGTGGAGTTGAAAGAAAAGCAGCCTCGTCCTCGTGCGGATTGAAATATGTCGTCATTCGATCAGGATCGGTCGTTAATCAAAAACCCGTCAAGACCTTGGGACGAGCTGGGAAAATCGAATCGGATTTTTGACGCGTTCTCAAAATTATCATCTGCTTAGTTTACATTTATggtaaaacaaactttaaaagaACTCTACTTTGAAAATTTTAGGGCGCCGTTTCGACGCCGGATTAACGTCATTATGAAGTCTGAAAAGAACAAGGAGCTTATTTGAGATCTGTAACAGAAGAATAAGTTACAATTCAAGCAAAAAAAGTTAAGCGCGAGTGGAATCTGTTCGGCCCTTCAATTAGaataaaatttggtcatgaaaagTAGTGAGACATGCCTTTCAGTGatgaaaaactttaaaaagccaaaaaaaaaaaaattccctgagCATTTTCTTTAAGCTAGAAAAATAAGATAAGCCATGATGGTCTACAATTTTCTTaacagttttttaaaaaaatgtagctTTGTCTAATAACTGAAATTCTCTATCTAAACAGTTCTTAGACAGTGATAACATTCTTGCCATAAGCTTTTTATTTCTCGCCATCTTAAAGTTTATATCGTCTTATTTAATCGCAAACGATCAAAATTCTAGACATGAAGGAAAATACTTGGGTTCAAGGTACTTATTTGTGACAAATCGGAATTCCTTACATTAAATTTAGTATTAAAGGGTCAACTGTGGTAAATCTGCCGTAAGAGAAAACTGTAACCATGCTACAGACAACCAACAGAGGGTGTTTCTGATGAGGAAAGGCTGAGGCTTGTGTCGATCACGTTTCTTAAACAATGATTGAACTCGTTAAGTGCTGAAGATTACCtgatatttttgtaaatatcgtcaTCGTGTGCAGTATCATACGCTATGCGATAGACTAAATTCAAAGTGTAAGCGATGCCACACGATCCAAGATTGAGAGGAACGCCAAGAATAGCAAGATCGCCCAAGATTACAAGCCCAGGTCGATTGTCTCTTGGTGCCAAGAGCAGGGTTTCGTGGACTACTGAAAAAACGAATATTACTGAAAAGGAGGAAGCGGAAAATGCTGAAAAAGAAGCAGTTGCTGTAAAGAATCCGATAGAGTACTTCAAAATGCATCGCAAATGTGAGCAACTTGATTTCACTGGATGCATACTCGCCCTTGACACCACGTGTAAGATTTCGTGCAAGTTAGAATCTTGTGTTAATCTTGTGCGATTGTGTCTCGCTAATAGCCATATGGAGGACAAAAGTGGGGAGGCCCTCGCCAAGGGTCTTCAGGGATGCTGCTTGCCCCTCAAAGAACTTGACATGTCTGGAAATACACTTGGAAAAAATGCAATGTCCGCCCTTGGGGAAATGCTGAACCTGGGCCAAAATTTAGAAAAACTGAATATCTCTAGAAACGACTTAACGGACCAAGATGTcgagatttttttaaattgtttttccGGCAAAAATGGCTTAAAAGACTTGGACTTGTCCAGTAATATTCTGTGCGATCAAACCGCCAAAAGACTCTGTGTTGTTTTAGAGAACAATCTTACGTTAGAAAAACTTTCTATTGCTTCAAACCAGTTAGAGGCAAGTGGCCTGCTGGCAATGCAGCCAGGGTTGCGTAAAAATAGAACGCTGCTTTATCTTAATATTTCTTGGAATTATTTGTATGACACCGGAGCTGAAATTCTTGGTGAAATAATCGGTGAAAACGAAAGCCTCACGGAAATTTCTGCCTGTGGTAATTTATTCAGTGAGTCGGCTGCCAACTGGCTTGCGAAGGGCGTTGCcaacaattcaaagttaaaaaTTCTTAGCATAGGGCACAATTTGTTAAGAAATTTAGGAGCGTACgaatttttaaatgttttatttgAAACTAACTCGACAGCAATTGTCCTGGAGATGTTGGATATCAATGGCACCCTTGTTGACAGAGGATTCAGAGAATTGATTGAGATTGGATTGCCCGAAAAAATGTGCTCACTAAAGATTGTCAATTTTTCGGTGGTAGAGCATCTTTGATAATGGCGTGTTACTTAACCAACAGCACACTATTTTATATGAGAAATATGTATCTCATTCTCTGGCCTCCTATATGATAAGACGAAGGACATGTGGGTACTGTTATATTTGAAATGAAGAGTCCTATTAAacttttttgtacttttaacCAGTCTAGTAATGCACTGTCTTCAAAATTTATCCCACCAATGCAAGCCAAGATTATTGTTCTCCGTTGTTCTTCGTAAGGTGCACTTGTGAAACCAATCTTGCGTCTTAAAATACCAGCAGTAATTTGAAATAACACACCCGGAAAACATCTGGTTCGAAGAATTCAGATTATCCGTATAAAAAACTGCATTGGCATTTGCTGGTGACTAAGAAGCTCGCAATAAGTTCCTGAGCTCGCTGACCCTTAGTTTAAAATAACTGGGATTTTAATCTTTGCTTTTACAAATTTCAGCGTTCCCTAAAAAGGTATATCACTACgtcatattatttttttttatattcccCCTTTTTCTCCGCATTTTCCTACTTCCAGTGACCTCGtctctttgctttttttgttgcttttgcCTGTCTTTATCTTTATGATTTGGCTTATTTCGGTCGTCTGCGTTTTAGCCTTTTTCTAAACTCTTCATATTACATTAAACTTGCcacttaaaaatttaaatattttatgctGGCGAGCTATTTTGTGCAAAAGAGCATTAAAATTGCTCGGGAGGAGCCTATGACTAGCGATTCACATACCGATTCATTTTTagtttgaatttcccgcgaatgaggcTCCCGCAGGatcccgatgaccaatcacaagcaactaacttgacgtcatagcgccACCGAAACGGAACTACTTTtatgcggaaaaggtagtctaaaaatagatcggtctgtaaaaatgtcGTGATATAGGCTTATTATGGGAGTTTCTCGCACccagtcatgggctcctggttgtGTATGAGGCCTTAgagggtatttacatgagaccgagACGAACTCAAACCGGCACGATTTCGTATCGGCCTCCATACATTAAgtacttaatgactggccccaagggaaacagtgagttttatCTCCCCAAGACCCTCAACATTGAGGGTCATTAGATGCCATGACTgcgtaaaaattatttgcttgacgcgGCTGGCGCTGGCTTACAAATtttgccgctgtttcaaaggtgcacgacctgatcacgtgcgagttcgagttcaagtcgttgtttcccCAGGGAGTTATTGAGTTTTGTTCGCGCAGGGGAGCTAGTGGgttttgacccatgacacgtgaa contains these protein-coding regions:
- the LOC137980712 gene encoding leucine-rich repeat-containing protein 74B-like translates to MPHDPRLRGTPRIARSPKITSPGRLSLGAKSRVSWTTEKTNITEKEEAENAEKEAVAVKNPIEYFKMHRKCEQLDFTGCILALDTTCKISCKLESCVNLVRLCLANSHMEDKSGEALAKGLQGCCLPLKELDMSGNTLGKNAMSALGEMLNLGQNLEKLNISRNDLTDQDVEIFLNCFSGKNGLKDLDLSSNILCDQTAKRLCVVLENNLTLEKLSIASNQLEASGLLAMQPGLRKNRTLLYLNISWNYLYDTGAEILGEIIGENESLTEISACGNLFSESAANWLAKGVANNSKLKILSIGHNLLRNLGAYEFLNVLFETNSTAIVLEMLDINGTLVDRGFRELIEIGLPEKMCSLKIVNFSVVEHL